Within the Musa acuminata AAA Group cultivar baxijiao chromosome BXJ2-9, Cavendish_Baxijiao_AAA, whole genome shotgun sequence genome, the region CTTCACTTCCAGCTGCTTCAGCTTGGGCAACCTTCTTGGATGCCTCGGCTTTAGCCACTGCAGTTGACGGTGCCTTTACAAGCTGTAAGCAAATGAGGGACCAGTTGCTTTACGCAAAAACAACAGGAGTGCCGATAATTTTGAAGGAAATGCACGATAAAGGTATCATTTAGATTCACCTCTGAATTAATGTCGATTCCAATTTCATCAAGGACTTGGTTCACAAGTTCTTcagtttcttcctcttcctcgtctcCTTCCAAAGCATCATCTATGGCATCTCCCATAACCTCGCTGACCATTTCCATTTTCTCATTTTGCCGCTCAAACTCTTGCATTATCTTCTGTAATGCAGGGAGGTTCATCTGCCTGTTCATCTGTCCCATAGCCTTTGTAACACCTTTCATAGCTTCTCCCATTGCTTGTGTTGATTTCAGTGTCTGCAGAAATCATCAAATATTGGTTTTGATGTCAATCAGTTAATTAACTGAATGGAATGACTTGGTTCATAACTAAGTCCATCCTCAACTCTAGGCTGAAGCTTTTGCGTAACCTATACATATAATCGACTTCAAATGGATATGAAGCTTCATTTTCCATGCTGCAAAACTTCAGATTTCTTACCTACTATCAACATGtttcatttgaattttatgtTTATTTAGGCAAACTCAAGCAAATTTAACAAGGGTTTAAAAGATCGAACCATAATAGGGATTATATAATTTTCGGTCATAACTTTCTCCTCATTGCGTTTTTCCAGACAGTCTTTATACCTAACTTCAAAAGTAAAGAACTTATGCCCCCACCATCTTCTTTTTAACGTCAATCAATATCCAGCTCTTCTATCTAAATTCTACAGACCTAATAATACCTCCCGCTCTCAGCTACAACCATAGTTATACAACCAAACCAGGATCACGTCAAACTTTGGTTCACTAATCCATTGGTCAGATGGATATATTACAaatattgttttctttttctttttctgtttctttAATCTGCTTATTTGTTCGTTCTTCTCCTTCACTGTCCTTCTATAATCGTCTTTTCTCCCTCCTTGCATTCTCTTCACCTTACtatgctcctcttcttcttttcaatgATTCTCTTCTCCTCCactctcttttcctttttttttcttttaatcttttgCTCTTCTTCTGTGCGTTCTTGTCTTCCTCGTGCTTTCTTTCTCCACTCGTTGATAAAATCAATGGTTGTGCCAAAGTGGGCAGGATGGCAGGGCGTCTGTGATCACACGGGTCAAATGGGGACAAATGGGGACAAAGATGGAAGAGATCGCAaggaatttctttttctttaatttcttATGTTGCTATTACTTAATCACACACAATTATTATTAAACTAAATTTAGATACCAATGATATCACCTTCCTTCATGTATTTGGAAAAAAAAGGCAAGTTCCAATGATTCATAACAGAACTGGTTGGGTACAATCCGGTGTCACGACATACAATCCAGACCTGGTGTTATGACATACCTTCTCCTTGCTGCTTTCTTCTCTTCTAGCCCTTATGTGATTTACCTCCTAATCAATTTTCCTGAAATTGTTCGACCCCCAATATGTCCACTTTCTTTCTCATGATCTGCAGACTAGACTGATGCTAAAACTACTTTTCGCATTTTCTGACATCCTATATTTTCAAACCAAAAACACCAAGAAAGAGTTCATGCCTGAAGCAACTCAGCATTTATCCCTTATTTTATTCATGTTAGCCATTTTCTTTTATACAATCTGTGCCTAAAGAGGCTAACAACAAAAATAAATGTAATGACTACAACATGGTTAATAACAAGGATAAGTATGCCTACTGCAATCTCATGGATGAGAGCAAACAACAGTAGTATCATTTCAAATGGAGATGATTCTTGCAATGTACTCATCAGTAGAAGTAACAATTGTTTAGATGAATGGTTAGTAAGCGAAAAATGTAAAAAGATAATGTTTTACCTGAATTCTCAGAGATACACCTTGGAGTTGCGACTTGAGTGCATAAAATTTTGTAATCTGGTGTCTTGTTCGAATGAGATCCTTAGCCATGACCTTCACTGCTGCCTGTAACAAGTAATAGCCAGCAAGAATAGACAACTCATACAACAAAGAATCTGCAGCACAAATCACACACGATGTGATAATAAACAATTTAAAAAATCATGCATAAAGAAGCGTTCTAATAAAATCCATAAAAAATGCCAAATTGGACTGATATGGAACaaaaaatagtaaaaataataataatcagaatTCTAGAACGAAGATGTTAAAAAAGAACTAGAGACAACATGACTAAGAATATAGAAAGTGTGTATTACAAAGGCACCATGGTTCTTTTTGTCCCTTTTTCTACGAATTGGGGTGTTTGATCAATATCAAACGAAATGGTATGTAGCCTATACTCAGAATGGCAATGCCATTTTTTGACCACATCTTCTATGTATGTGAAACATATAATATCCAATACAGCTATAGCTAGATCCATGAAGATCAAGAAGGAGTGCTCAGCTGCCTGGTGAAGGAAATGAATTTGAGCTAGTAACATTTCCAGAAGAAAGACCACTTATATATATAATCCTGGTTTCCATTATACCATCTCAACATGCCTAGCATAGACCATCAGGTACCGAAAAAAGGGTTCAGCTCATACCCCAGTATCAAATCACCTAACTCTCACAAGCATGGTAAAATTCTGCTAGTTTCCTCTCTGTTTCTTTCAGCTTCTAACTCCTTCCATCTTTTCTCTCCTAAGCATATTTGACACTTTCATTCTAGTTCTTAGCACTCGGCTATTGAATCAATATCATTAGTATCTTGTGACAATACCTACATGGGAAAACATGATAATAGCTTAAGCTAGCACAACATGGAAGACAGAATACTCTTGTGGAGGTGGGCGTTCATGATCGGATCTATACAAGATCAATCATTTGCGGTAAAGAATGTATACCATCTGGCCCTGCTTAGCAGTTTTCTTGATCTCCGCAATAAGCTTCTTCTCCTGTGTTTGCAGCCCTTGCCTCTCCCTTTCGATTTCCCTAATTGATTTATCCAGCATTCTCTTGTTCTCCCTCAGCAGCTCTGCAGCCAAAAACAGCCACCATAAAGCTTCCGACCCATCGCAACTTTCCTTTCCAGAAACCAAAGAATGATACCACCCGAATAGGGTTCTCTTATTTAATGCAAAAGCAAACGAAAGATTGGAAACTTAATACTAACAATAATCGATCAAATCGCAAAGCGCATCGACCGATAACTTTGATCTTGAAATAGGTGGGGAAGAGATCGAGGGTACCTGCCGGGGTTTTCCGCTTCCCGAAGATGAAACTCATCGTGATAGATCAAGCGATCACGAACCTATTCCGCGCTTTCTCTCACAATTGTCGATCAAATTGGCGCTCGAATTACGGCAAAGAGGAAGAAAGCTTTGATTGCCACCCCCTATCGCGACTCGATCTCGATTCCGGTGGAGGGTTTGACGATTCGAGGGCTAAACCCTTTTggtaattcttcttctccaaaaagcTACCTTTACCTCTTATCGAATGGGCTTATTAAGCAGCAGAAAGGCCCAAAACGTGAGTGGGTGTGGCAGTCGGGAGGGTCTCGTGTCACCGAATCTTTTGAGATCACCAAATATATTTCACTCGAGCGTCCATCTGAACCGCCCGCTTGCTGTGATATATTTGATCTCGTCCATCGCCATAATTTGAAGGCAACAAATGCTTTTATGGATAATGTATCAAATAAAGAATCTCATAATCACTTTTTATAATATGATGatttatacctttttttttttccataaataCTAATTTTtcctcacaaaaatttttaaataaattttaaataatatattctctctttcctttttttttctccgtCTCTCGTAACTTCGCCTCATTTTCACAAAAATattacttttataaaaaaataatttaatataaattaaaaaatatataatattcctTGATAggatcagtagtaattattaaaaattttctgaTAATTTGACCGAAATTAACTCTGTTACACTAAAAAATAAACTAAATACACTCATTCacaaaacatattaaaaaaaatctaaattctggtaataaattatcatagaaccttctagaaataaaaaatatatgactaATGATGTTAGAATTATGTCTAATAGATTGATGAAAGTTTAAGATTATTTGATTAAATTTGATTATATTACACTTGATATTgaactaaaaaattaaaattttaataaataattatccTAAAATATTATAACAATGGGAAAACATTTCTAATGATGTTGGAATCATGTTCTAATAGACTGATGAAAATTTGAAATTGTTTGATTGAAGTTAAGCCTATTAaacttcaaataaaataaaatataagcaTTCATAAAAtctatcaaaaaaattaaaatttaataattaatgataataaatccttttaaaattgaaatgttttgattgaaattgatattgttatataaaaaataaactaaacAGTCTCAAATCTATCcccaaaaatatataatttaataattaattatttttaatatataaaaatatattttatatataagaaTTAGACGAAGAATGATGACGAAGAGACAAAGCTAGACGAAGGAGAAGAACAAGAAGGACGATGTGAAAATAACTTATTCACGGGGACATCCTCTTATTAAAGAAAACGAATAATATAGATCTTTTCTGGATAAATTAATCTACTTTTGTTAGTGGAGTGAATACCTCCCACACTAACTAATAAGAGGGGGAGATCTTTTATTGAAACCTATAAATTTTTAATGCTGTTTGCATGGACCAAATGGACACGTTATGGAGATCAACATGACCACAACAATCTCTTTTACCTTTCAAGTCGTAACATCCTTTAGATCTTCCCCCAGTGAGTTGGTGTTGTGGTTTCCATGCCATCTTGCCATCATCTGTTCTCTCTTGGACTGGCACTGTAAAAGAAAAAGATTTATTTCTCTTGTTGCTCATTAATTACGTGCATGACTCGATGCATGAGGGGCAGCAGCACGAGTGCTGCACACGGCCTTTACTCTCTGGCTGTCACACATCATCCATGGGGATTCTGCAAAGGAAGCTAATGAAAGACGTGCCTGATTTAGCCGAGGTGTCACTTGTCTCGAGATCACAGACGATGTCCACGTGGAAGGGTGAATATTTGAGCAAAATTCTTTTTTCTGTTTTTAATTGATAttctaatataatataatataatataataggtTTTGGGGACGGAGATGTTGGGAAGGAAATGACACATGGCGCAGTATGATTGGTGACCGGTGCTCGTCAGATGCACTTGTTGCGCAGCACACGCACACCCACCAATTTGCGCGCGAGGCTGAAGAAGTATCCACTAATCGGACGCTCCAGATCGAAAACAAATTGGAGTGCACGTTAAAATAAAATGCACCGCGGAGTAAACCAAAGCCCCAGCTGTGTCGAGGTAAACAATTCGATTCCCGGGCGTTTCCCTTTCTTTTATTGGCCAGGAGGGAAACGACAGCCCCCGCTTTCGCTATCCAGCTCATGTGAGCCGCTCTCGGGAACAACGCAACCTTATCGACCGCACCAGCTCGGGAGGGAGACGAGCCCCGCAAGGGAGTTCTGCAGGGTGGTGATTTCTTTTGAGATTCCTTGTCTCGGCTGGGCTTTTCCAGGGCAAAAGCTGAGGGGTTTTGGCAGTAGTGGTGGATTGCAGAGCTCGTGTAAGCTTTCGGGGAAGAGAAGCCGGCTTGTTTGTTGGACGCATGGTGGTGATGCTACCTGTGAATCGTGGCTCTCAGAATATGATCTTTGTGATGATTTAGTCATTGGATGCATCGT harbors:
- the LOC135622405 gene encoding vacuolar protein sorting-associated protein 2 homolog 1, encoding MSFIFGKRKTPAELLRENKRMLDKSIREIERERQGLQTQEKKLIAEIKKTAKQGQMAAVKVMAKDLIRTRHQITKFYALKSQLQGVSLRIQTLKSTQAMGEAMKGVTKAMGQMNRQMNLPALQKIMQEFERQNEKMEMVSEVMGDAIDDALEGDEEEEETEELVNQVLDEIGIDINSELVKAPSTAVAKAEASKKVAQAEAAGSEDGGIDNDLQARLDNLRKM